The DNA sequence CATTATTTTCAATTAAATGAAAACAAAGATTTCGACTGGGAAGTTTATGAGCATACGAAAAAGAATCTGCGGAAAAGCATCAAAGACTTAAGAGAAGATTCCATAAAAATTGCGGAAGAAGTATTGAGTTTACTACTGGAAAAGGATTTAGAAATCGGTGATTTCGCTGATGGAAAGAATGGAATCGGTGGTTTTTTCGAAAAGTTTCTGGGTAAGAAAATTCCTCTTTTATATGAAACTATCGAGCAGGAAGAAGGGCGAGCAGAGAAAATTAGAAAAGGAGCTTCCTCTAAATCAAAACATAAAGAATCCGAAATTTTTGAAATATTAGATTTTTTATTAGAACATCGAAAAAAAATCATCAACAATCACGTTGAAGCAGAAAAGAAACAAAAAATTCTAAATGCGCTTTTACCTTTAAAAGTAAATAAAGATATTCAGGATAAACTGGCTGAAATTGAACAGGAAAATGACTTGGTCTTGCTGTCGAAATTCAACATTATGATTCATGAGAATCTGCGTGAAGAGCCCACTGCTTTTATTTATGAAAAAATTGGAACTAAATTCTCGCATTATTTCTTTGATGAATTTCAGGATACTTCTTTATTGCAATGGCAAAATTTTCTTCCGTTAAGAGATCATGCAGTTTCCCAAGAACACATGAGTTTTACTTTGGTTGGTGATCCAAAACAAAGTATCTATCGTTTTCGTGGTGGTGATTCTCAACTGATGCTGGATATCATTAATAAAAAAGAGAAATCCCCCGTTTTCGCTCAACTTGAAAATCTGGAAAACAATTATCGAAGTGCAAAAAACATCGTTGATTTCAACAATCAGCTTTATCAATATCTATCAGAATTTACAGAAAAAGAACATCAGGAAATCTTTGGAAAAGGTTCGCAGCAAGAAGCTAAATCCAATATGGAAGGCCGAGTACGAATGAATCTTATTGAAAATGCGAGTAAGAAAATTGTATTTTATGAAGAGGCCACCGAAAAAATGCGCGATGATATCGAAAGCTGTTTAGCAAATGGTTACCGATTTTCAGACATTACGATTCTCTGTCGTGGGAATTTTGACATTTTCACTTTTTCTCAATTATTAGGAAATTTAAAAGTCAATTATAAAGGTGAGGAAGTTTATATCAAAACGATTTCAGAATCGGGCTTGACATTGAATTTATCGCTGACTTTATTAGCCTTGACAGAATTTTTAAAGTGGGAAGAAAACCCAAAGAACTTTCAGTTTGCTGTTAAAATGCTTTATTATCTAAAGGTTTTAGGTAGAATAGAAATGGAAGATTTCAGCAATGAAATTATGGAGATATTGGCTTTGAAAACCAAATCAGAAATGGAAGTTTTGATTGCAGAAAAATATGGATTAAAATTACAGTCAAAGGATTTACTTCAACTGAATCTCTATAATTTCATCGAACATTTCTTACATGAGTTTTCGGTAAAAGATAAGGAAACCGATTTCCTTTTTAATTATCTTGAAATGCTATATGGCTATTCTCAAAATGCAGGTTCTACTCTTAAAGAATTTTTGAAATATTGGAATGAAGAAGCCAACAGCAAAACCATACAAGCTTCTGAAAACGTAGATGCTGTGAACATTATGACGATTCATAAATCAAAAGGTTTGGAATTCCCGGTGGTACTTTTACCAATGAAAAATGCGGCAGGTTCGAAAAAAAGCAGTTATTGGTTTGGAACAAGTTCTGAAGAGCAACTCAATTCTGTGAACGTCAATTTCTTCGATTCGTCGCTGGAAATTTATGATAATGAAATCGCCGAATTTAATTATGAAAATTCTTATCAGGAAAAAATTGACAATTTCTGTTTGCAATATGTAGCGACAACCAGAGCGGCAGAACAGCTTTTCTTCTATATTGAAAAACCGAATAAATCTGCCAATCATTTAGAAATCTATGATTTTTTAGAATCGAAAATTCCGCGTGATGAAACTGGCGAACCATCTTTATCATTTGATTTATATGAAGTTTCAGCAGAACATTTAAAAAAGAAAAGCGAGAAAAAAAGTACCGAATTTACCACCAAAGCAATTCATCTTACTTCTGAAAAAGATAAATATCCGGATGCGATTAAAATCGCAACACCGACGAAAAACTATCAAAATCGCGTAGAAAAAGTTCGAATGGGAATTTTTACACACGAAATTTTAGCCCGAATTAACACGGCAAAAGATGTAGAGAAAGTGTTGGAAAGTTATCTTTTGGAAGGAACCATTACCAACGATGAGAAAGCCCAAATCAATGATCGGATTTTCAAT is a window from the Kaistella flava (ex Peng et al. 2021) genome containing:
- a CDS encoding UvrD-helicase domain-containing protein; the protein is MQPDYKVINASAGSGKTYALVQNLLAICLKYPSQADKIRNILALTFTNKAANEMKHRIIDWLKKFSLDTYDSNNDLINIQEKLKNEGFNIPLKDLHERSKKMLDYVLHHYSTLNIGTIDKFNAKLVRSFAQELGLAQNFNLEINPEPFLIEAVDKMLEDIGEENKISEAFMDFVNYTLDNNDRIDLNKTLYNSAKEYVQDKHYFQLNENKDFDWEVYEHTKKNLRKSIKDLREDSIKIAEEVLSLLLEKDLEIGDFADGKNGIGGFFEKFLGKKIPLLYETIEQEEGRAEKIRKGASSKSKHKESEIFEILDFLLEHRKKIINNHVEAEKKQKILNALLPLKVNKDIQDKLAEIEQENDLVLLSKFNIMIHENLREEPTAFIYEKIGTKFSHYFFDEFQDTSLLQWQNFLPLRDHAVSQEHMSFTLVGDPKQSIYRFRGGDSQLMLDIINKKEKSPVFAQLENLENNYRSAKNIVDFNNQLYQYLSEFTEKEHQEIFGKGSQQEAKSNMEGRVRMNLIENASKKIVFYEEATEKMRDDIESCLANGYRFSDITILCRGNFDIFTFSQLLGNLKVNYKGEEVYIKTISESGLTLNLSLTLLALTEFLKWEENPKNFQFAVKMLYYLKVLGRIEMEDFSNEIMEILALKTKSEMEVLIAEKYGLKLQSKDLLQLNLYNFIEHFLHEFSVKDKETDFLFNYLEMLYGYSQNAGSTLKEFLKYWNEEANSKTIQASENVDAVNIMTIHKSKGLEFPVVLLPMKNAAGSKKSSYWFGTSSEEQLNSVNVNFFDSSLEIYDNEIAEFNYENSYQEKIDNFCLQYVATTRAAEQLFFYIEKPNKSANHLEIYDFLESKIPRDETGEPSLSFDLYEVSAEHLKKKSEKKSTEFTTKAIHLTSEKDKYPDAIKIATPTKNYQNRVEKVRMGIFTHEILARINTAKDVEKVLESYLLEGTITNDEKAQINDRIFNIINNENYSKYFKENQVVINEKDIMISENGTSSIYRPDRLIETEDGIIIIDFKTGDELEKHQLQLDEYQSVLEKLGKKVIESQIVYV